The following are encoded together in the Enterobacteriaceae endosymbiont of Plateumaris sericea genome:
- the potA gene encoding spermidine/putrescine ABC transporter ATP-binding protein PotA has product MRKNIKEVLVTLNNISKSFFGKKVLSNFCLTIHNGEFITLLGPSGCGKTTILRLIAGLEKVDSGSIMLDQKIITNTPAEHRQTNTVFQSYALFPHMSVFDNIAFGLKMQKKPYKEILSSVKNILNMVQLQNFANRKPHELSGGQQQRVAIARAVINKPRILLLDESLSALDYRLRKKMQNELKILQRKLGITFVFVTHNQEEALTISDRIIVLRNGKIEQDGTPREIYEEPKNLFIAKFIGDINIFNATIIKKLNNAQVIADLEGYLCNIKVPFPIIPGEKIHVLLRPEDLRIKEINNNKYNGLIGYVKDQSYKGMTLESTLELENGKIITVSEFFNEDDPNFDHSINQKMIINWVETWEVVLPYEENN; this is encoded by the coding sequence ATGAGAAAAAATATTAAAGAAGTATTAGTTACTCTTAATAATATTAGTAAATCTTTTTTTGGTAAAAAAGTTCTTTCTAATTTTTGTTTAACAATACATAATGGTGAATTTATTACTTTATTAGGACCATCAGGTTGTGGTAAAACAACAATTTTAAGATTAATAGCTGGATTAGAAAAAGTTGATAGTGGTTCTATTATGTTAGATCAAAAAATAATTACTAATACTCCAGCAGAACATAGACAAACTAATACTGTTTTTCAAAGTTATGCTTTATTTCCTCATATGTCTGTATTTGATAATATTGCTTTTGGATTAAAAATGCAAAAAAAACCATATAAAGAAATATTATCTAGTGTAAAAAATATTTTAAATATGGTTCAATTACAAAATTTTGCAAATAGAAAACCTCATGAATTATCTGGGGGACAACAACAAAGAGTAGCTATTGCTAGAGCTGTTATTAATAAACCTAGAATTTTGCTTCTAGATGAATCATTATCAGCTTTAGATTATAGATTAAGAAAAAAAATGCAAAATGAATTAAAAATATTACAAAGAAAATTAGGAATTACTTTTGTATTTGTGACTCATAATCAAGAAGAAGCATTAACAATATCGGACCGTATTATTGTATTACGTAATGGTAAAATAGAACAAGATGGTACTCCTAGAGAAATATATGAAGAACCAAAAAATTTATTTATTGCTAAATTTATAGGCGATATAAATATATTTAATGCTACTATTATAAAAAAATTAAATAATGCACAAGTAATAGCTGATTTAGAAGGTTATTTATGTAATATAAAAGTTCCATTTCCTATTATTCCAGGAGAAAAAATACATGTTTTATTAAGACCAGAAGATTTAAGAATTAAAGAAATAAATAATAATAAATATAATGGTTTAATTGGATATGTTAAAGATCAAAGTTATAAAGGTATGACATTAGAATCTACTTTAGAACTTGAAAATGGTAAAATAATTACTGTAAGTGAATTTTTTAATGAAGATGATCCTAATTTTGATCATTCTATTAACCAAAAAATGATAATTAATTGGGTTGAAACATGGGAGGTAGTATTACCTTATGAAGAAAATAACTAA
- the purB gene encoding adenylosuccinate lyase produces the protein MKLFHLTALSPLDGRYHNDLVFLKDIFSEYSLMKFRLKIEINWLKFLSQNSNIKEISKFSIEETNFLNKIITNFNEYDALAIKKIEYDINHDVKAIEYFLKSKIKKHDSLKKISEFVHFACTSEDINNLSYAIMLNISKNNILSIWIKVMSTIKKLALKYSNVTMLSHTHGQPATPSTIGKEMINYVYRIKTQINQFKKINILGKINGAVGNYNAHKTAYPNINWHKLSKNFVESLKITWNPYTTQIEPHDYIAEIFHCMIRFNNILIDFNRDIWGYISLKYFDQKFYKKHIGSSTMPHKINPILFEKSEGNLGMANAIMQHMANKLPISRWQRDLTDSTVMRNIGVAIGYSIISYISTIKGIKQLKINKKFLKQALEENWQVIGEAIQTIMKKYNIKNAYEKIKKLTQGKNISLQNIHDFIDKLNIPNKEKLFLKNITPNNYIGYAIELTNNFNKFIT, from the coding sequence ATGAAATTATTTCATCTTACTGCTTTATCTCCTTTAGATGGTAGATATCATAATGATTTAGTTTTTTTAAAAGATATTTTTAGTGAATATAGTTTAATGAAATTTAGATTAAAAATTGAAATTAATTGGTTAAAATTTCTTTCCCAAAATTCTAATATTAAAGAAATATCTAAATTTTCTATAGAAGAAACAAATTTTTTAAATAAAATTATTACTAATTTTAATGAATATGATGCTCTTGCAATAAAAAAAATAGAATATGATATAAATCATGATGTTAAAGCAATAGAATATTTTTTAAAAAGTAAAATAAAAAAACATGATTCATTAAAAAAAATATCAGAATTTGTTCATTTTGCATGTACATCAGAAGATATTAATAATTTATCATATGCAATAATGTTAAATATATCAAAAAATAATATTTTATCTATATGGATAAAAGTTATGTCCACTATAAAAAAATTAGCATTAAAATATAGTAATGTTACTATGTTATCTCATACACATGGACAACCAGCAACTCCATCTACTATTGGTAAAGAAATGATTAATTATGTATATCGTATAAAAACACAAATTAATCAATTTAAAAAAATAAATATTTTAGGTAAAATTAATGGTGCTGTAGGTAATTATAATGCTCATAAAACAGCATATCCTAATATTAATTGGCATAAATTAAGTAAAAATTTTGTTGAATCATTAAAAATTACTTGGAATCCTTATACTACTCAAATAGAACCTCATGACTATATTGCTGAAATATTTCATTGTATGATACGTTTTAATAATATTCTTATTGATTTTAATAGAGATATTTGGGGATATATATCATTAAAATATTTCGATCAAAAATTTTATAAAAAACATATTGGTTCATCAACAATGCCTCATAAAATAAATCCTATTTTATTTGAAAAATCAGAAGGAAATTTAGGAATGGCTAATGCAATTATGCAACATATGGCAAATAAATTACCTATTTCTAGATGGCAAAGAGATTTAACAGATTCTACTGTTATGAGAAATATTGGTGTAGCTATAGGTTATTCAATAATATCATATATTAGTACAATAAAAGGTATTAAACAATTAAAAATAAATAAAAAATTTCTAAAACAAGCATTAGAAGAAAATTGGCAAGTAATTGGTGAAGCAATCCAAACTATTATGAAAAAATATAATATTAAAAACGCATATGAAAAAATAAAAAAACTAACTCAAGGAAAAAATATTTCATTACAAAATATACATGATTTTATTGATAAATTAAATATACCTAATAAAGAAAAATTATTTTTGAAAAACATTACTCCTAATAATTATATCGGTTATGCTATAGAATTAACAAATAATTTTAATAAATTTATAACTTAA
- the mnmA gene encoding tRNA 2-thiouridine(34) synthase MnmA: protein MYKKKVIIAISGGVDSSVSAWLLKNQNYQVEGLFMKNWEEDDTKNCNIKKDLYDAETICNQLNIYLHKINFSFEYWEYVFKNFLYEYKIGNTPNPDVLCNKIIKFKYFMNFALKNLGADFISTGHYVRCKKIKHQFHLLKGIDKNKDQSYFLYTIKEKQLTKILFPIGYLNKIEVRKIAEKLNFINAKKKDSTGICFIGEKKFPEFLNKYLSTKEGNIINLNGKIIGKHKGLIHYTLGQRKRIGIGGILNNNNSDPWYVIKKDMKKNILIVAQGKNNPYLFSIGLIAKNITWINYPFKIPKICSIKTRYRQKEICCKIKLLSNNKIKVLFNNPISSITPGQSAVFYSGSICLGGGIIEKKISYMNNNIID from the coding sequence ATGTATAAAAAAAAAGTAATAATTGCTATTTCTGGTGGTGTTGATTCTTCAGTATCTGCTTGGTTATTAAAAAATCAAAATTATCAAGTAGAAGGATTATTTATGAAAAATTGGGAAGAAGATGATACTAAAAATTGTAATATTAAAAAAGATTTATATGATGCAGAAACAATTTGTAATCAATTAAATATTTATTTACATAAAATTAATTTTTCTTTTGAATATTGGGAATATGTTTTTAAAAATTTTCTTTATGAATATAAAATAGGTAATACTCCAAATCCTGATGTTTTATGTAATAAAATAATAAAATTTAAGTATTTTATGAATTTTGCTTTAAAAAATTTAGGTGCGGACTTTATAAGTACAGGACATTATGTTAGATGTAAAAAAATTAAACATCAATTTCATTTATTAAAAGGAATTGATAAAAATAAAGATCAAAGTTATTTTTTATATACAATTAAAGAAAAACAATTAACAAAAATTTTATTTCCAATAGGATATTTAAATAAAATTGAAGTTCGTAAAATAGCAGAAAAATTAAATTTTATAAATGCAAAAAAAAAAGATTCTACAGGAATATGTTTTATAGGTGAAAAAAAATTTCCAGAATTTTTAAATAAATATTTATCTACAAAAGAAGGAAATATTATTAATCTTAATGGAAAAATTATTGGAAAACATAAAGGATTAATACATTATACATTAGGACAACGTAAAAGAATAGGAATAGGAGGTATATTAAATAATAATAATTCTGATCCATGGTATGTTATTAAGAAAGATATGAAAAAAAATATTTTAATTGTAGCTCAAGGAAAAAATAATCCTTATTTATTTTCTATTGGATTAATAGCAAAAAATATTACTTGGATTAATTATCCATTTAAAATACCAAAAATTTGTTCTATTAAAACTAGATATAGACAAAAAGAAATATGTTGTAAAATAAAATTATTAAGTAATAATAAAATTAAAGTTTTATTTAATAATCCAATATCTAGTATTACTCCTGGACAATCAGCTGTTTTTTATTCTGGATCTATTTGTTTAGGTGGAGGAATAATAGAAAAAAAAATTTCATATATGAATAATAATATAATTGATTAA
- the argS gene encoding arginine--tRNA ligase translates to MNIQTILSENIQDAMLKSGIPLKYNVILRQCKKIKFGHYQVNGIISAAIKLGQNPKKLAEKVIQNMNLKHVIKKIEISHLGFINIFIKDKWISKQINLLLNTPKLGILNEIKVKNIIIDYSSPNIAKEMHVGHLRSTIIGDSVVRILIFLGHNVIKVNHIGDWGTQFGMLIAFLEFKQHKEKKIFLSDLNEFYKEAQIKYNNNKHFAEKSRKYVVKLQNNDPCCLKIWKKFVQITMNYNYMLYKKLNVSLTSKDTFGESTYNHMLPKIILDLKNKGLAINSNGAIVVPIKKIKNKNGTTMAIIIQKKDGGYLYATTDIACIKYRCKILKADRIIYYVDARQSQYLKQIFLIAKKANYVPLHVKLEHHMFGMILDNNNKPFKTRTGENIKLNNLIEESIIRSKKVILQKNPMIKKNELDNLSSVIGIAAIKYSELSKNRITNYVFNWDDMLSLNGNTAPYIQYAYVRAKSILIKSKINFNNFLNYEITFSNNYEINLAITFLEFEEIILKVAKNGTPHILCNWLYKITTLFSNFYENCNILNINNNLIKMSRLTIVFTTTKFLKKGLNLLGIKTINKM, encoded by the coding sequence ATGAATATTCAAACAATTCTTTCAGAAAATATTCAGGATGCAATGTTAAAATCAGGTATTCCATTAAAATATAATGTAATATTACGCCAATGTAAAAAAATAAAATTTGGACATTATCAAGTAAATGGCATTATATCAGCTGCTATAAAATTAGGTCAAAACCCTAAAAAATTAGCAGAAAAAGTAATACAAAATATGAATTTAAAACATGTAATAAAAAAAATAGAAATATCACATTTAGGATTTATTAATATTTTTATTAAAGATAAATGGATATCTAAACAAATAAATTTATTATTAAATACTCCTAAATTAGGTATTTTAAATGAAATAAAAGTTAAAAATATTATAATAGATTATTCAAGCCCTAATATTGCAAAGGAAATGCATGTTGGACATTTAAGATCTACAATTATAGGAGATTCAGTTGTACGTATATTAATTTTTTTAGGACATAATGTAATAAAAGTTAATCATATAGGTGATTGGGGTACACAATTTGGAATGTTAATTGCATTTTTAGAATTTAAACAACATAAAGAAAAAAAAATATTTTTATCTGATTTAAATGAATTTTATAAAGAAGCACAAATTAAATATAATAACAATAAACATTTTGCTGAAAAATCTAGAAAATATGTTGTAAAATTACAAAATAATGATCCATGTTGTTTAAAAATATGGAAAAAATTTGTTCAAATTACTATGAATTATAATTATATGTTATATAAAAAACTTAATGTTTCATTAACTTCAAAAGATACTTTTGGTGAAAGTACATATAATCATATGCTACCTAAAATAATTTTAGATTTAAAAAATAAAGGTTTAGCTATTAATAGTAATGGTGCAATTGTTGTTCCTATAAAAAAAATAAAAAATAAAAATGGAACTACAATGGCAATTATTATACAAAAAAAAGATGGAGGATATCTTTATGCAACTACTGATATTGCTTGTATAAAATATCGTTGTAAAATATTAAAAGCTGATCGTATCATATATTATGTAGATGCAAGACAAAGTCAATATTTAAAACAAATATTTTTAATAGCAAAAAAAGCTAATTATGTTCCTTTACATGTAAAATTAGAACATCATATGTTTGGAATGATATTAGATAATAATAATAAACCATTTAAAACACGTACAGGAGAAAATATAAAATTAAATAATTTAATAGAAGAATCTATAATAAGATCAAAAAAAGTAATTTTACAAAAAAATCCTATGATTAAAAAAAATGAATTAGATAATTTATCTTCTGTAATAGGTATTGCAGCAATTAAATATTCTGAATTATCTAAAAATAGAATAACTAATTATGTGTTTAATTGGGATGATATGCTTTCTTTAAATGGAAATACAGCACCTTATATCCAATATGCTTATGTAAGAGCAAAATCAATATTAATAAAATCAAAAATTAATTTTAATAATTTTTTAAATTATGAAATAACATTCTCTAATAATTATGAAATTAATTTAGCTATTACTTTTTTAGAGTTTGAAGAAATAATTTTAAAAGTGGCTAAAAATGGTACTCCACACATATTATGTAATTGGTTATATAAAATTACTACATTATTTTCTAATTTTTATGAAAATTGTAACATATTAAATATAAATAATAATTTAATTAAAATGAGTAGATTAACAATAGTATTTACTACTACTAAATTTTTAAAAAAAGGATTAAATCTTTTAGGTATTAAAACAATTAATAAAATGTAA